Below is a genomic region from Nitrospinaceae bacterium.
TATAGAAACTGCTTGTGGCGGCATCTTCATGTTACCGCGTAAGGTCTACGAAACTACCGGCGGGTTCGACGAAGATCTTTTTCTTTACCACGAAGACCACGATCTATCCTGGCGCATACGGCTTAACGGTTGGAAGATAATAGCAACTCCAAAAGCGGTTCTTTATCACCATTACAAGTTTAACAAAGGCATCAAAAAATTTTACTATTCCGAAAAAAACCGGCTGCACATTCTGCTGAAAAATCTTGAATGGAAAACGCTTGGCCTGATTTTACCCGCCCTGTTGCTTATCGAATTTGCCCAATGGATCCATGCGATTCTGCATGGCTGGCTGCATTTGAAAGCAAAAAGTTATTTAGAGTTGTTTGCGCTTCTTCCTCGAATTCTTCAAAAAAGAGAAAAGATCCAGGACGCCCGAAAAATTCCTGATAGAGATATCATCCGGCTTTATAAAGGTAAACTGGCCATTGCCGGAATGAATGATTCATTGATTGAAAATTTCCTGAGTCCAATTCTTGACACCTACTGGAGCTGGATTCGAGGCTGGATATAAAACAAAACCCGACTTAGGAATTATGCTTTTATATTGACATCTGAGCTCATATCTGCAATTTTTTGTTTATCATTCAATCACTCGATCCAA
It encodes:
- a CDS encoding glycosyl transferase, producing MKKVSAIIVNWNGKNETADCIQSLLDQSYSNLEIIVSDNGSTDGSIEILQKQFSSSIRLLQNGSNLGFGAAVNRGLEAARGDYLIFLNNDLVLAPDSIVELVQLLQSNDDMGAAVPKILYYEKREIINSFGVLIHFTGIACPNKIDQADDLNLNLIETACGGIFMLPRKVYETTGGFDEDLFLYHEDHDLSWRIRLNGWKIIATPKAVLYHHYKFNKGIKKFYYSEKNRLHILLKNLEWKTLGLILPALLLIEFAQWIHAILHGWLHLKAKSYLELFALLPRILQKREKIQDARKIPDRDIIRLYKGKLAIAGMNDSLIENFLSPILDTYWSWIRGWI